A window of Eubacteriaceae bacterium ES3 contains these coding sequences:
- a CDS encoding diguanylate cyclase, translating to MSKKFALILTTLIFLMSIGSSSIEADEQNTTVSILFLMPYTSVFPSSELLIEGVKESLEATDYTINYAYEYLDLGRFPNDDSYLAEAADFFRKKYTNRLVPDYVITMDALKPFLIEYGDELFPGARKFLTLNAIAETDENLQDDVISVIQVDDMVIKNNLDLIKKLFPDKKNIYFIVGDSEYERRTVAQIKEVQKEYDSELSFHFTADLSYHQMLEEVESLGNYDVVCFLQWSVDNQGKSYVPVEVVKEVCEVASVPVFGAGSQFLGLGILGGYVYDFKVIGNRIGDELSDLIEGKKVSENLIQLSSYHYVFDSNQLKKYGVSEENLPAGSSILYAQESFWETYKVQIIIVSVLIILQIIYIFILIRNISRRKRAETQLVALNKLLENEVEVRTNDLEIANRKLSESNDALEIRNKEMEHLATIDRLTNISNRLKLDELVKNELERYKRTGDIFSLIMVDIDFFKKINDQYGHPVGDLILSECAVLMKENIRAIDTVGRWGGEEFLVVCPDTKAEGAIVLAESLRKKVEINVFAKKIKITISLGVSQVLESDSDELTLFKRADDALYYAKNNGRNIVAYKNACEFEFLKDNHR from the coding sequence ATGTCAAAAAAGTTTGCATTAATTCTTACGACGCTTATTTTTTTGATGTCGATTGGATCATCCTCAATTGAAGCTGATGAGCAAAATACGACAGTCAGCATCCTTTTTCTGATGCCTTATACTTCCGTTTTTCCGTCATCAGAACTTTTGATTGAAGGTGTCAAGGAATCTTTAGAGGCTACGGACTACACCATCAACTATGCCTATGAATATCTTGATCTTGGTAGATTTCCCAATGATGACTCTTATCTGGCTGAGGCCGCTGATTTTTTTAGAAAAAAATATACAAACCGGCTAGTGCCTGATTATGTGATTACAATGGATGCCTTAAAGCCTTTTCTGATTGAATATGGAGATGAACTGTTTCCCGGAGCCCGAAAGTTCCTGACTTTGAATGCGATTGCTGAAACCGATGAAAACTTGCAGGATGATGTGATATCGGTCATTCAGGTTGATGATATGGTCATTAAGAATAATCTGGATTTGATCAAAAAATTGTTTCCGGATAAAAAAAATATATATTTTATCGTAGGAGATTCAGAATATGAAAGAAGAACAGTTGCTCAGATCAAGGAAGTTCAGAAAGAATATGATTCGGAATTAAGCTTTCATTTTACTGCTGATCTGTCATACCATCAAATGTTGGAAGAAGTAGAATCATTGGGCAATTATGACGTAGTTTGTTTTTTACAGTGGTCAGTAGACAATCAGGGGAAAAGTTATGTTCCGGTTGAAGTTGTGAAAGAAGTTTGTGAAGTCGCGTCCGTTCCAGTGTTTGGAGCAGGGAGTCAGTTTCTTGGTTTGGGAATACTTGGCGGATATGTTTATGACTTTAAAGTTATTGGAAACAGAATTGGCGATGAGCTCTCAGATTTGATTGAAGGAAAAAAAGTTTCTGAAAATCTAATTCAATTATCCAGCTATCACTATGTTTTTGACAGCAATCAACTTAAAAAATATGGAGTATCAGAGGAGAATTTACCGGCTGGCAGTAGTATTCTGTACGCTCAGGAGAGTTTTTGGGAAACCTATAAGGTGCAGATTATTATAGTAAGCGTCTTGATTATTTTGCAGATCATTTATATATTTATTTTAATCAGGAATATTTCCAGGAGAAAACGGGCTGAAACGCAATTAGTTGCGCTTAACAAGCTTTTGGAGAATGAAGTGGAAGTTCGAACAAATGATCTGGAAATTGCTAATCGTAAACTTAGCGAAAGTAATGACGCATTGGAAATTCGTAATAAAGAAATGGAACATTTAGCAACAATAGATCGCTTAACCAATATCAGTAACAGACTCAAACTGGATGAGCTGGTCAAAAATGAGCTGGAAAGATATAAAAGAACCGGTGATATATTCTCTCTGATCATGGTTGATATTGATTTTTTTAAAAAAATCAATGATCAGTATGGACATCCAGTTGGTGATTTAATTCTTAGCGAATGTGCAGTACTGATGAAAGAGAATATCCGAGCAATTGATACAGTCGGGCGATGGGGTGGAGAAGAATTCCTGGTTGTTTGTCCCGATACAAAGGCCGAAGGCGCAATTGTTTTAGCTGAATCGCTGCGAAAAAAAGTTGAAATAAATGTCTTTGCGAAAAAGATTAAAATTACCATTAGCCTGGGGGTTTCTCAAGTCCTTGAGAGTGACAGTGATGAACTGACACTGTTTAAAAGGGCTGATGATGCTCTCTACTACGCAAAAAATAATGGCAGGAATATTGTTGCTTATAAAAACGCTTGCGAATTTGAATTTCTAAAAGATAATCATAGATGA
- a CDS encoding DUF362 domain-containing protein: MEKVAIENCQSYDYKEIDQSIRNGLAAISLNLPIKMKVLLKPNLMSQNKPDQHTITHWMLVEVLAQMLIERNCDVLIGDSISFFESGLTQKAFESSKLLKVAEKTGAHLVAFEGLPLKKFEVDIPGMKDIFIPEILFDVDMVISLPKLKTHSTMRLSGGIKNIFGCLPGGYKQHIHRWMKNEFELANVFIKLHQLIRPSLSIMDAVVSLDGGPTALGRPVKTGCLLFSTNPAAMDYTAAQMIGYQPDTLPLLLEAQKMGLIDNYDNVEVVGTWKTFNFKRLVKADPNRPLSPDSLFVKHTYIELFISKNKCTRCGVCQNYCPVNAISEIDGRLRLDNKTCIHCYGCLLNCPENAIFTRVKPMNMLIRGVRKVIGI; this comes from the coding sequence ATGGAAAAAGTAGCCATTGAAAATTGCCAATCCTATGATTATAAAGAGATTGACCAGTCAATCAGAAATGGTCTTGCTGCCATTTCATTAAATCTTCCGATAAAAATGAAAGTGCTCTTAAAACCAAACCTGATGAGTCAAAACAAACCTGACCAGCATACGATCACACACTGGATGCTGGTGGAAGTCCTGGCTCAAATGCTGATTGAAAGAAACTGTGATGTTTTAATTGGTGACTCCATTTCTTTCTTTGAATCGGGGCTGACCCAAAAAGCTTTTGAAAGCTCGAAACTTTTAAAGGTAGCAGAAAAAACCGGTGCCCATTTAGTCGCATTTGAAGGCCTGCCACTCAAAAAGTTTGAGGTGGACATCCCAGGTATGAAAGATATTTTTATACCCGAAATTCTCTTTGACGTGGACATGGTAATCAGTCTGCCTAAACTAAAAACCCATTCTACCATGCGTTTATCCGGTGGCATAAAAAATATTTTTGGCTGCCTGCCCGGTGGCTATAAACAGCATATTCACCGGTGGATGAAAAATGAATTTGAGCTGGCCAATGTTTTTATTAAACTCCATCAGCTGATCCGCCCATCACTCTCAATTATGGATGCTGTTGTCAGCCTGGACGGCGGTCCTACTGCCCTGGGACGACCTGTAAAAACAGGCTGTCTGCTTTTTTCAACCAATCCAGCGGCTATGGATTATACCGCCGCGCAAATGATTGGCTATCAGCCAGATACACTTCCCCTACTTTTAGAAGCTCAAAAAATGGGACTGATTGATAACTATGACAATGTGGAAGTAGTCGGTACGTGGAAAACTTTCAATTTCAAGAGACTTGTTAAGGCCGACCCGAATCGTCCGTTGAGTCCAGACAGTCTCTTTGTCAAACATACCTATATAGAACTTTTCATTTCCAAAAATAAGTGTACACGTTGTGGAGTCTGTCAGAACTACTGTCCGGTTAATGCCATCTCAGAAATAGATGGTCGGCTTCGCCTGGACAATAAAACCTGTATTCACTGTTACGGCTGTCTGCTAAACTGCCCCGAAAACGCGATTTTTACACGCGTTAAACCCATGAATATGTTAATTCGTGGGGTTCGAAAAGTAATCGGGATTTAA
- a CDS encoding amino acid adenylation domain-containing protein has translation MKNSGNNNLQTNEIVSESPTIKTSLTYFEQIFDGLETDSNPIYDFADNISQTASPDECLATDFSRLLSQTNLNTLLTNASISPKTFFLAAFTYTLAKFTGQNESVFCFQPAPNADSILPFYFKLDEDQQVLAYLAAIQSQYQKTINYNECTFSQLSQELDLNADLRFVYKERPDMTIDFGHAHLAAVIAPKGKSFTLDLHYRDDLYKKETILSLNDLFEKTIAGFLNSDKLCEITLISETDRLRCYAFNQTDVTYDASLTMVDMLRNQAKETPELTAVVYQDIRLTYQELDKLTDRLARHIKSYGIGKEDIVPILLPKSEFIVVSAIAVLKAGAAYQPLDPTYPIERIDFMIKDTSARLMIADEALTNLLPDYHGEMIFTKDIYTLPDSDTVLTDPQPKDLFIMLYTSGSTGVPKGVMLEHRNLVCFCQWYHRYYDLDQNSRVAAYASFGFDASMMDTYPVLTIGGTLHIIADDIRLDLLRLNEYFEENAISHAFMTTQVGRQFADTINNHSLKHLSTGGEKLASIEPPKYYFHNVYGPTETTVLVTSFLVDRKYDNIPIGKALDNVKMYILDAYKRQVPIGVPGELCIAGQHVARGYLNRPEVTATAFGQNPFCDQAPYDRIYYSGDIVRYLPDGNIEFVGRRDAQIKIRGFRVELTEIEAIIRQFPDIKDTTVVAYDDPSGVKYIVAYVVADVPISVAGLNTFIESEKPPYMVPAVTMQIDEIPLNQNMKVNKKALPQPVKKQMDTTPPENPTQQKIFDCIAKILGHEEFGITTDLQEAGLTSIGTVSLNVKLSNLFGVVVKTRDLMKYNTVVKLEAFFKQSHTTVTNAPKLEAYPLSQTQMGLFVESMAEPEELLYHIPFLFKLHPHVDLERLKTAIETTINAHSYIKTRFFMDDNGEIMQRRRDDSPFTLHIRDYMDIDKLVTPFQLIDGRLFNTSLYETKNGNYFFIDIHHAICDGTSMVILLDDINQAYAGETVEPEPYTAFEAAQEEQVNRSSDVYTKAKNYYSELFSGCEHDFLPGPDKNEIEKTLGEVDIYPQDLDVKAVADYCEAHQITPNAFFVGLFGFVLGRYNNKDHSVFTTIYNGRNDSRMNRSMGMYVKTLPVYCPLDAPASQLFLSTKKQLMDSMENDIYSFAEISRAFGITADVMFVYQGDNFEFTTLAGLPTEALEIMSEGVIAAISVEIYIVEGRYRFRCTFESNRYEDSSIEALLNNIALAAKQALTTEDLSQISLLFDEPREMIDDPRFYSHTFVDLFTSAAEKYPEHIAVKDRNGTFSYADLDAASDALALKLLEAGLQKEDFVCVLSGRTREFMIGAIATMKAGGAYVPLDPEYPEDRLRYMLEDSAADILLCVDEYQSLTKFFTKQTISLDAITAQGIPSPDKSWIKSQPKPEDLAYMIYTSGSTGKPKGVMISHANLSNLIFNESEHFKITEQIRCAQYSTFCFDASVVGIFPYLANGAMVYLYAEEDRKDAVKVSQILIDEAINIVIFPTQMGEIIIDSLTQESDLTHITVGGEKLKHYYDRPYTIVNAYGPTECTVESTIFDVDREYHSIPIGKSLINVHSYIVDEHLNPVPIGMPGELCHAGRQVSRGYHNLPEKTAEAFVPNPFCNGPEDQVMYRTGDMVRRLGNGLIEYIGRIDTQVKIRGYRIELGEIEGAMLSPEGIKETAVSVLEQAGNQYIVGYYTKADGEIDPKVWHHLLLSKLPEYMIPSFYVHLDRMPLTPGGKVDKKALPKPETGLKKADYQAPQTDLEKQLCDIFADTLGLDNVSVLDDFFSIGGTSISATKVAMKCLSQEIPLAYADLFEYKTVKHLADFIEKHQALKIDPNDIIKNFDYKSLVPVLSENDNKNLTILKTSQLGDIILTGATGFLGIHVLKEFLDHYDGKVTCFIRKGRAKSLHQRIKTMLIYYFDRDYDELFDKRIFCIEGDITNPESVMTLVSESAATVINCAASVKHFSADDTLEKINFHGVENLIQLCTESGKQLIQVSTVSIAGEGVNGQPPQDKKIAENELYFNQSLENAYVHSKFLAERAVLAAIAKDGLRAKIMRVGNLMSRNSDGEFQINFLRSGFMRSLKGYKILKHFPVSGLSQPVEFSPIDVTAQSILKLSQTNQELTVFHPYNNHSIFMADVLAEMNAYGFMINVVSDEEFQAALQAGMEDSEISPAISGLIVYLSSDTQNIKYEISPQNNFTSEVLYRIGHKWPITNETYMHKSIKALDGLGFFDIDEN, from the coding sequence ATGAAAAATTCAGGTAATAACAATCTCCAGACCAATGAAATCGTTTCAGAATCTCCAACCATAAAGACAAGTCTGACTTATTTTGAGCAGATATTCGACGGTCTGGAAACCGATTCAAACCCAATTTATGACTTTGCCGATAATATTTCACAAACAGCCTCTCCTGATGAATGTCTAGCCACAGATTTTTCTCGGCTTCTTTCCCAGACTAATCTTAATACTTTACTGACCAATGCCAGTATTAGTCCTAAAACATTTTTTCTAGCCGCATTTACTTACACGTTAGCAAAATTTACCGGCCAAAACGAAAGTGTTTTCTGCTTTCAGCCAGCACCTAATGCAGATTCAATTCTACCTTTTTATTTTAAACTCGATGAGGACCAGCAAGTTCTTGCCTATCTTGCTGCGATTCAAAGCCAATATCAGAAAACCATCAACTACAACGAATGTACCTTCTCACAGCTTTCTCAAGAGCTTGACTTAAACGCTGACTTACGTTTCGTCTATAAAGAAAGGCCCGATATGACTATCGATTTTGGCCATGCCCACCTGGCTGCTGTGATCGCCCCTAAAGGCAAAAGCTTTACCCTAGATCTGCATTATCGCGATGACTTATATAAGAAAGAGACGATACTAAGCCTTAATGATCTATTCGAAAAAACCATTGCCGGCTTTTTAAACTCAGACAAGCTTTGCGAAATTACGCTCATTTCCGAAACTGATCGATTACGCTGTTATGCATTTAATCAAACTGATGTTACTTATGACGCCAGTCTGACAATGGTTGATATGCTTCGAAATCAGGCTAAAGAAACGCCTGAACTCACCGCTGTTGTTTATCAGGATATTCGTCTTACCTATCAGGAGCTGGATAAACTTACCGATCGACTGGCCAGGCATATTAAAAGTTATGGAATTGGCAAGGAAGATATTGTTCCAATTCTTCTGCCTAAAAGCGAGTTCATCGTTGTCTCGGCCATTGCGGTTCTTAAAGCTGGCGCTGCCTATCAGCCACTGGATCCGACCTATCCAATTGAGCGTATCGACTTTATGATCAAGGACACCAGTGCCCGGCTGATGATTGCTGATGAAGCTCTAACTAACCTGTTACCCGACTATCACGGAGAAATGATCTTCACCAAAGATATTTACACCCTGCCAGACAGTGATACAGTTCTAACCGATCCGCAGCCGAAGGATCTATTTATTATGCTCTACACTTCCGGTTCAACAGGCGTTCCCAAAGGCGTTATGCTGGAACATCGCAATCTGGTCTGTTTCTGCCAGTGGTATCACCGATACTACGATCTAGATCAGAATTCCCGGGTGGCAGCCTACGCAAGTTTCGGCTTTGATGCCAGCATGATGGATACTTATCCGGTTCTGACGATTGGCGGGACCCTTCACATTATTGCTGATGACATTCGTCTTGATCTGCTACGTTTAAATGAGTATTTTGAGGAAAACGCCATCAGCCACGCCTTTATGACCACCCAGGTTGGCCGTCAGTTTGCCGACACCATTAACAATCATTCCCTCAAACACCTATCTACCGGTGGTGAAAAACTGGCCTCCATTGAACCGCCGAAATACTATTTCCATAACGTATATGGCCCAACTGAAACCACCGTTCTGGTCACCAGTTTTCTGGTCGACCGAAAGTACGACAACATCCCCATCGGTAAAGCCCTTGATAATGTCAAAATGTATATTCTTGACGCCTATAAGCGCCAGGTTCCCATTGGTGTACCCGGAGAATTGTGCATCGCCGGTCAGCATGTAGCCCGGGGGTATTTAAACCGGCCAGAAGTTACCGCCACGGCCTTTGGCCAGAACCCCTTCTGTGACCAGGCTCCATATGACCGGATCTATTACTCAGGCGACATTGTTCGCTACCTGCCCGATGGCAATATTGAATTTGTCGGCCGCCGGGATGCCCAGATTAAAATCCGTGGCTTTAGGGTGGAACTCACCGAAATTGAAGCCATCATCCGACAATTCCCCGACATTAAAGACACTACCGTAGTCGCTTATGATGATCCCAGCGGGGTTAAATATATTGTTGCCTATGTAGTCGCCGATGTACCCATTAGTGTTGCCGGTCTCAATACCTTTATCGAATCCGAAAAACCGCCTTATATGGTACCGGCGGTGACCATGCAGATCGATGAAATCCCTCTAAACCAGAACATGAAGGTCAATAAAAAGGCCCTCCCGCAGCCGGTTAAAAAACAAATGGACACGACTCCACCGGAAAACCCGACCCAGCAGAAAATCTTTGACTGCATTGCTAAAATACTTGGACACGAGGAATTTGGTATCACTACTGATCTGCAGGAGGCTGGCCTGACCTCTATTGGGACTGTTTCGTTAAATGTAAAACTCTCCAATCTTTTTGGGGTTGTTGTTAAAACCCGAGACTTAATGAAGTATAATACCGTTGTAAAACTTGAAGCCTTTTTTAAACAGAGCCATACCACGGTGACAAACGCACCTAAACTGGAAGCTTATCCGCTTTCCCAAACCCAGATGGGTCTGTTTGTAGAATCGATGGCGGAACCGGAAGAACTTTTATATCATATTCCATTTTTATTTAAACTCCATCCGCATGTCGATCTTGAGCGGCTGAAAACAGCGATTGAAACGACAATTAACGCCCACTCCTATATCAAAACCCGATTTTTTATGGATGATAACGGCGAGATCATGCAAAGACGACGTGATGACAGCCCCTTCACCCTGCATATTCGTGATTATATGGACATTGACAAGCTGGTCACACCATTTCAGCTGATCGACGGCCGTCTGTTTAATACCTCTCTATATGAAACCAAAAATGGAAACTACTTCTTTATTGATATCCATCATGCCATCTGTGACGGTACTTCGATGGTTATTCTGCTTGATGATATCAACCAGGCCTATGCAGGAGAAACGGTAGAACCTGAACCTTATACAGCCTTTGAAGCCGCCCAGGAAGAACAGGTTAACCGGTCCAGTGATGTATATACTAAGGCCAAGAACTATTATAGCGAACTTTTTTCAGGCTGTGAGCATGATTTCCTGCCGGGTCCTGATAAAAATGAAATTGAGAAAACCCTGGGCGAAGTCGATATCTATCCTCAAGATCTGGACGTCAAGGCTGTTGCCGACTACTGTGAAGCCCATCAGATTACCCCTAACGCCTTTTTTGTCGGTCTTTTCGGTTTTGTTTTAGGCCGTTATAATAACAAAGACCACAGTGTTTTCACCACCATTTACAATGGCCGAAACGATTCCCGGATGAATCGTTCAATGGGGATGTACGTCAAAACCCTCCCCGTTTACTGCCCGCTTGATGCGCCAGCCAGCCAGCTCTTTTTAAGCACTAAAAAGCAGCTAATGGACAGCATGGAAAATGACATCTACTCCTTTGCTGAAATCAGTCGTGCCTTTGGCATCACTGCCGATGTTATGTTTGTTTATCAGGGCGATAACTTTGAATTCACAACTCTGGCTGGTCTGCCCACTGAAGCTCTGGAAATTATGAGTGAAGGGGTTATTGCAGCTATATCGGTAGAAATATACATCGTCGAAGGACGCTATCGTTTCCGTTGTACCTTCGAGAGCAACCGCTATGAAGACAGCTCTATCGAAGCCCTACTCAACAACATTGCCCTGGCTGCCAAACAGGCCCTGACCACAGAAGATTTATCACAGATCAGTCTGCTGTTTGATGAACCCAGGGAAATGATTGATGATCCCCGGTTTTACAGCCATACTTTTGTCGACCTGTTTACTTCGGCCGCCGAAAAATATCCTGAGCATATTGCAGTCAAGGACAGAAATGGAACGTTCAGCTATGCTGACCTGGATGCTGCTTCTGATGCTCTGGCGCTTAAACTTCTTGAAGCCGGACTGCAAAAGGAAGATTTTGTTTGTGTATTGTCCGGACGTACCCGAGAGTTTATGATTGGAGCAATTGCTACCATGAAAGCTGGTGGTGCCTATGTGCCCCTGGATCCGGAATATCCGGAAGATAGGCTGCGTTATATGCTGGAAGATTCAGCAGCCGATATCCTTTTATGTGTTGATGAATATCAATCACTGACCAAGTTTTTCACTAAGCAGACAATCAGTCTTGATGCCATCACCGCCCAAGGCATACCTTCACCTGATAAAAGCTGGATAAAAAGCCAGCCAAAGCCTGAAGATCTGGCCTATATGATTTACACCTCCGGTTCGACCGGCAAGCCCAAAGGGGTTATGATTAGCCATGCCAATTTAAGCAATCTGATCTTTAACGAAAGCGAACACTTTAAAATCACCGAACAGATCCGCTGTGCCCAATATTCCACCTTCTGCTTTGATGCTTCGGTGGTGGGGATCTTCCCTTATCTGGCCAATGGCGCCATGGTTTATCTCTATGCTGAAGAAGACCGCAAAGATGCTGTTAAAGTTTCCCAGATACTTATTGATGAAGCGATCAACATTGTTATTTTCCCCACCCAGATGGGCGAAATCATTATCGATAGTCTGACCCAGGAATCCGACCTGACCCATATCACTGTCGGTGGTGAAAAACTCAAACACTACTATGACCGGCCTTATACGATCGTTAATGCTTATGGTCCCACCGAATGTACCGTAGAATCCACTATTTTTGATGTTGACCGGGAATACCACTCTATCCCCATCGGTAAATCGCTGATCAATGTTCACTCCTATATTGTTGATGAACATTTAAATCCAGTTCCCATTGGCATGCCTGGTGAACTCTGCCATGCCGGCCGACAAGTCAGCCGTGGTTATCATAATCTGCCGGAAAAAACTGCTGAGGCCTTTGTCCCTAATCCATTCTGCAATGGCCCGGAAGACCAGGTGATGTATCGCACCGGGGATATGGTCAGACGGCTGGGCAACGGCCTGATTGAATATATCGGTCGTATTGATACCCAGGTTAAAATTCGCGGTTACCGAATTGAACTGGGCGAAATTGAAGGTGCCATGCTGAGCCCCGAGGGCATTAAAGAAACAGCTGTCTCAGTCCTGGAGCAGGCAGGCAACCAGTATATTGTCGGTTATTATACCAAAGCCGACGGGGAGATCGATCCCAAAGTCTGGCATCATCTGCTCTTGTCAAAACTACCGGAATACATGATTCCCTCTTTTTATGTTCATCTTGATAGGATGCCGCTGACACCCGGCGGGAAGGTCGATAAAAAAGCCTTGCCCAAACCTGAAACCGGTCTTAAAAAAGCAGACTATCAGGCGCCACAAACAGATCTTGAAAAACAGCTATGTGACATCTTTGCCGATACCCTGGGCCTTGATAACGTAAGTGTTCTGGATGATTTCTTTTCAATCGGTGGGACCTCCATTTCTGCCACTAAAGTAGCCATGAAATGTTTGAGTCAGGAAATTCCGCTTGCATATGCTGATTTATTTGAATATAAAACTGTTAAACATTTGGCCGACTTTATCGAAAAGCATCAGGCTTTGAAAATTGATCCAAACGATATCATTAAAAACTTTGACTATAAATCACTAGTGCCAGTGCTATCTGAAAATGACAATAAGAACCTGACTATCCTGAAAACAAGTCAACTTGGTGATATTATTTTAACTGGTGCAACGGGCTTTCTAGGAATCCATGTCCTAAAAGAGTTCCTCGATCATTATGACGGCAAGGTCACCTGCTTTATCAGAAAAGGTCGAGCAAAATCACTGCATCAGCGAATTAAAACGATGCTGATCTATTATTTCGATCGCGATTATGATGAACTATTTGACAAGCGGATCTTCTGTATTGAAGGTGATATCACAAATCCCGAAAGTGTTATGACTCTCGTTTCGGAATCAGCCGCCACTGTTATCAACTGTGCTGCCAGTGTCAAACATTTTTCGGCTGATGACACCCTTGAGAAAATTAATTTTCACGGGGTCGAAAACCTGATACAATTATGCACTGAATCAGGCAAACAGCTGATTCAGGTCTCAACTGTCAGTATCGCCGGCGAAGGCGTCAACGGTCAACCGCCGCAAGATAAAAAAATCGCGGAAAATGAATTATATTTTAATCAGAGCCTGGAGAATGCCTATGTTCACTCTAAGTTTCTAGCTGAGCGGGCTGTTCTAGCTGCCATAGCCAAGGATGGTCTGCGGGCTAAAATCATGCGGGTTGGTAACCTGATGAGCCGAAACAGCGATGGCGAATTCCAGATCAACTTCTTGCGAAGCGGCTTTATGCGAAGCCTCAAGGGATATAAAATACTTAAACATTTCCCTGTCAGCGGATTAAGCCAGCCAGTAGAGTTTTCACCCATCGATGTGACTGCCCAGTCAATTTTAAAACTGTCGCAAACCAACCAGGAATTAACTGTCTTTCACCCCTATAATAATCATTCGATATTTATGGCCGATGTGCTGGCTGAAATGAACGCCTATGGTTTTATGATTAATGTCGTCAGCGACGAGGAATTTCAAGCCGCACTTCAGGCAGGAATGGAAGACTCGGAAATCTCTCCGGCGATTTCAGGTCTGATTGTTTATCTGTCCAGTGACACCCAAAATATTAAATACGAAATTTCACCGCAGAATAATTTCACGTCAGAAGTCTTATACCGAATCGGACATAAGTGGCCTATCACCAATGAGACCTATATGCATAAATCCATTAAGGCTCTTGATGGGCTGGGATTCTTTGATATCGACGAGAATTAA